In Synechococcus sp. CB0101, a genomic segment contains:
- a CDS encoding YbjQ family protein gives MARPLPVTTTFELPGHRILECRGVVRGIVVRSPTLLQGFLGGLKTMIGGRIGAYTAMCEQTRQQAYDEMVDHARQLGANAIVGMRYDGSTVETGSTGATEVLCYGTAVLVEPLLAGGPPV, from the coding sequence ATGGCTCGTCCTCTGCCCGTCACCACGACCTTCGAGCTGCCCGGCCATCGCATCCTCGAGTGCCGCGGTGTGGTGCGCGGGATCGTGGTGCGCTCGCCCACGCTCCTGCAGGGGTTTCTGGGAGGCTTGAAAACGATGATCGGTGGCCGCATTGGGGCTTACACCGCCATGTGTGAGCAGACCCGCCAGCAGGCCTACGACGAGATGGTGGATCACGCCCGTCAACTCGGCGCTAACGCCATCGTGGGGATGCGCTACGACGGCTCCACGGTGGAGACCGGTTCCACGGGGGCAACTGAGGTGCTCTGCTACGGAACAGCCGTGTTGGTGGAGCCGCTCTTGGCTGGAGGGCCGCCGGTCTGA